One segment of Tetrapisispora phaffii CBS 4417 chromosome 1, complete genome DNA contains the following:
- the MRPS35 gene encoding mitochondrial 37S ribosomal protein mS45 (similar to Saccharomyces cerevisiae MRPS35 (YGR165W); ancestral locus Anc_5.166), which yields MLSCGVRQKVSGAGAVVQQQRFMSGRRIAYPTFPFRKLTRQHPKSHDTNLKYAMRQFLGPKNFKGEYPMNKYFYVPTDHVPNYVKPDLERGQALQNAKKETLRMRHDGSYEVDPKLVNLSEKVYPKRSLQPFPLNKHCQTNYIISTELKQDIYNEITNLGMTAQQVSQKYGLKIPRIEAIIKLQEIEMKWLKHNKVKEDTKVMASTLFKMFPVFNPNNNTEVTRNQEGIQTFSRKENLSEIPVPPKALNSRFLTISESQPFGPVDAANILELEPAITTLEKLSTEGQHSSGRTVKDNKVKTIYGELLEGEKSQFKFKDAKVGRVGFRYGAGNRDSKKDRRIDFDAQGKMIYV from the coding sequence ATGCTAAGTTGTGGAGTCAGACAGAAAGTTAGTGGTGCTGGTGCCGTTGTGCAGCAGCAGAGGTTTATGTCAGGTCGTAGGATTGCGTATCCTACGTTTCCATTCAGAAAGCTGACAAGACAACATCCAAAGAGTCACGATACTAATCTGAAGTACGCCATGAGACAGTTTTTGGGTCCTAAGAATTTTAAAGGAGAATATCCTATgaacaaatatttctatGTGCCAACTGACCATGTTCCTAACTATGTGAAACCCGATCTGGAGAGAGGTCAAGCGTTGCAGAATGCAAAGAAAGAGACGTTGAGAATGAGACATGACGGGAGCTATGAAGTAGATCCGAAACTGGTCAATTTGTCGGAGAAAGTTTACCCAAAAAGGTCGCTGCAACCTTTCCCATTGAATAAACATTGTCAAACAAACTATATAATCAGCACTGAATTGAAACAGGATATCTATAACGAGATCACCAATCTTGGGATGACTGCTCAACAAGTATCTCAAAAATATGGTTTGAAGATTCCGAGAATCGAAgctattataaaattacaaGAGATTGAAATGAAGTGGCTTAAACATAACAAAGTCAAGGAAGATACAAAAGTAATGGCATCGACATTGTTCAAAATGTTCCCCGTGTTCAACCCTAACAACAACACCGAGGTTACACGTAACCAAGAAGGCATTCAAACCTTCAGTAGAAAAGAGAATTTAAGTGAAATTCCTGTCCCACCAAAAGCATTGAACTCAAGGTTCTTGACCATCTCCGAATCACAACCTTTTGGTCCAGTCGATGCAGCAAACATCCTGGAATTGGAACCTGCCATCACCACTCTAGAGAAACTATCAACAGAGGGCCAGCATTCTAGTGGCCGTACGGTGAAAGACAATAAAGTCAAAACCATCTATGGTGAATTATTAGAAGGTGAGAAATCacaattcaaatttaaagatgCAAAGGTCGGTAGAGTAGGGTTCCGTTACGGAGCAGGCAACCGTGATAGCAAGAAGGATCGTAGAATAGACTTCGATGCACAAGGCAAGATGATATACGTTTAG